The following are from one region of the Ochotona princeps isolate mOchPri1 chromosome 4, mOchPri1.hap1, whole genome shotgun sequence genome:
- the SPATA19 gene encoding spermatogenesis-associated protein 19, mitochondrial, whose translation MIITTWIVYILTRKGAGLPFPPKTSSDIEVVESEAVSVVQHWLKKTEEEASQGIKEKMSSNSAPIHGQDVHVTRDVVKHHLSKSDLSANQSQEVLEERTRIQFIRWSHTRIFQVPSELTNDVMQERIEQVRRSISHLTCDSTEDPSFRSSNSEC comes from the exons ATGATCATCACAACATGGATTGTATATATCCTCACACGGAAAGGTGCAGGGCTCCCCTTTCCACCAAAGACCAGTTCG GACATTGAAGTTGTGGAAAGCGAGGCAGTATCTGTAGTACAACATTGGTTGAAAAAA acaGAAGAAGAGGCTTCCCAGGGAATAAAGGAGAAGATGTCCAGCAACTCAGCCCCCATCCATGGCCAAGACGTGCATGTCACCAGAGACGTG GTGAAGCACCATCTCTCAAAGTCTGATCTGTCAGCCAATCAGAGTCAAGAGGTCCTGGAGGAGAGAACACGAATTCAGTTTATACGGTGGAG CCACACCCGAATCTTCCAAGTGCCGAGTGAGTTGACGAACGATGTCATGCAGGAACGGATTGAGCAGGTGAGACGCAG CATCTCCCATCTTACCTGCGACTCGACTGAGGACCCCAGTTTCAGATCTTCCAATTCGGAATGCTAA